Proteins encoded within one genomic window of Cucumis sativus cultivar 9930 chromosome 3, Cucumber_9930_V3, whole genome shotgun sequence:
- the LOC101204797 gene encoding uncharacterized protein LOC101204797 isoform X2, with translation MAKFSISDRRYGYFSDCKWPSEAVHVHHVVVLRNTTAEKGFLFCVFAVLALCFFLLKGESIFVALWCLVLNVFFFKKLFKGRVEKESVIVMPNFGVQLETHFRSGKVIRRFVPVGKILKPVLLECLTPVTCYWSLSLIVKGEDELLLVFKELRPPVKMLVPVWKALCTATGDDKNGDDCS, from the exons ATGGCCAAGTTTTCCATTTCGGATCGGAGATATGGATACTTTTCCGACTGTAAATGGCCTTCTGAAGCAGTTCATGTCCACCACGTTGTTGTTCTTAGGAATACGACTGCTGAAAAGGGTTTCCTCTTCTGCGTTTTTGCAGTCCTTGCCTTATGTTTTTTCCTACTCAAG GGCGAATCGATCTTTGTTGCCTTATGGTGCTTGGTCTTGAATGTATTCTTTTTCAAGAAGTTGTTCAAGGGAAGGGTTGAGAAAG AGAGTGTTATTGTTATGCCAAATTTTGGAGTCCAACTTGAAACTCACTTTCGGAG TGGAAAAGTCATTCGTCGGTTTGTTCCTGttggtaaaattttaaagccAGTTCTCCTTGAATGCCTAACTCCAGTTACTTGTTACTGGAGTCTGTCTTTGATTGTAAAGGGGGAAGACGAACTATTGTTGGTTTTCAAg GAATTACGTCCACCCGTGAAAATGCTGGTCCCTGTCTGGAAGGCTTTGTGCACAGCTACCGGTGATGATAAAAATGGAGATGATTGTTCATAA
- the LOC101213777 gene encoding DNA mismatch repair protein MLH3 isoform X2 yields MYSILMGTIKPLPKSVRNSVRAGVILYDVTKVVEELVYNSLDAGASKISIFIGIGTSYVKVVDNGSGITRDGLVLLGERYVTSKFHDLIDTDNKGGTFGFRGEALASISDFSLVEIITRACGRANGYRKVLKGCKCLYLGIDDDMEDFGTTVIVRDLFYNQPVRRKHMQSSPKKVLHAVKKCVFRTALVHSKVSFKIVESESKSILLCTDPSPSPLSLLRSGFGSEVSRSLHELKIGGGDLKLSGYICSPFDNFSIKVDRIHYSVFHEIVWTSARTDINSRFICKGQIHKLLNQLASRFTSLDPQTDLAFHRRKRGRSEANPAYVLNLECPVSFYDLTFESSKTIVQFKDWTPILTFVEEAIQQFWKEKYNCGKSAVHSTPIVGDESWKDEDNTISTKSNDILSVKKSRMQSCQASLIDSFSPSVTFTKHDDILSYKLCDKKACESSHTSSIELDDGDHHLAKMQFSNRADHFPKSWDTPLAKCSTTAFQNNYRYQSVPEFLFVSEDSFLDRRLNFPEGCDDVVEENIFCSDLKGQSSKMHINMITGSAESTPSSYIHEISYDDYIFMGNKPSLTGCSSMSSFQPYVQNDVIKRTQMQGSDDESDIMKLGAYIKGSDFCAGSSLHAETFLSSYQTRNSPNAHMTSNSILAREWDVDCLSVRDEVDRSWRSRDRIPFKEFVDDDEKGCQFDYDIMLSSSNKKNYKSSCNDSTMIIDDVFDTREDLSTFLKKCNDFEHSSPRSSPDMHSRQKYFSNWRLPERDCEKAYGSSEPEIGHQAFKQKYCSVERPRRGKSAPPFYKRKTSFYCLDQRKAERADAASFYCLNKRKADKSSASSFYCMDQGKVEKLKASVFLDSPPHLEPVELRDSEHISGTSNQYVKPFPVDDLLVETRSSRRDTTKMSAIMGNSEEKQGEISKQSQYDVKVTESAIELCSKETQESSDLWIKWKNCCPTTRNEDSHAFDDEVSILDISSGFLSLASNSLVPDSIDKNFLEDAKVLLQLDKKFIPVVSGGILAVIDQHAADERIRLEDLRQKLLSGEAKTTAYLDAEHELVLPEIGYQLLYNYADQVKEWGWICNIHAQDSKSFRSNLNILHKQETVIMLMALADTDGSATMPPSVLRVLNSKACRGAIMFGDSLLPSECSLLVEELKQTSLCFQCAHGRPTTVPLVNLEALHKQIKELEIHGRSGSNGTWNGLGRQELSIERMLQRLSSAEGL; encoded by the exons ATGTATTCaattttg ATGGGGACTATCAAGCCCCTGCCGAAGTCAGTTCGTAATTCTGTGCGTGCTGGTGTTATTCTCTATGATGTCACGAAGGTCGTGGAAGAGCTTGTTTATAATAGTTTGGATGCTGGTGCATCGAAG atttcaattttcattggCATTGGGACATCCTATGTTAAAGTAGTGGACAATG GATCTGGTATTACTCGAGATGGGTTAGTTTTGCTTGGAGAAAGATACG TGACATCAAAATTTCATGATCTCATCGACACGGATAACAAAGGTGGAACATTTGGCTTTCGAGGAGAGGCATTGGCTTCCATTTCAGATTTTTCATTGGTGGAGATCATAACTAGAGCATGTGGGAGGGCAAATGGATATCGTAAAGTCTTAAAG GGTTGCAAATGCTTGTATCTTGGAATTGATGATGATATGGAAGATTTTGGCACTACTG ttATTGTTCGTGATCTGTTTTACAACCAACCAGTTCGAAGGAAACATATGCAATCCAG CCCCAAGAAGGTCTTGCATGCAGTCAAGAAATGTGTATTTCGAACTGCCCTTGTACATTCTAAAGTTTCCTTCAAAATTGTAGAGAGTGAAAG TAAGAGTATCCTTCTTTGCACGGATCCCTCTCCTTCTCCTTTATCACTTTTGAGAAGTGGGTTTGGTAGTGAGGTTTCCAGGTCTCTCCATGAATTAAAAATCGGTGGTGGAGACTTAAAGCTATCGGGCTATATATGCAGTCCGTTTGACAATTTCAGTATCAAG GTGGATAGGATTCACTATTCAGTATTTCATGAAATTGTTTGGACCTCAGCAAGGACAGATATTAACAGTCGATTCATTTGCAAGGGCCAAATTCATAAATTACTTAATCAACTGGCCAGTAGATTTACGAGCCTAGATCCACAGACTGACCTTGCCTTTCACAGAAGGAAGAGAGGCAGGTCTGAAGCAAATCCTgcttatgttttaaatttagagtGCCCTGTATCCTTCTACGATCTAACATTTGAATCATCCAAGACCATTGTTCAGTTTAAG GACTGGACCCCAATACTTACCTTCGTTGAAGAGGCCATTCAACaattttggaaggaaaaatataattgtg GAAAATCTGCAGTCCATTCAACCCCCATAGTTGGAGATGAGTCGTGGAAGGATGAAGATAACACGATTTCAACAAAATCAA ATGATATTCTATCTGTGAAGAAGAGCAGAATGCAAAGCTGTCAGGCTTCCCTTATTGATTCGTTTTCACCATCAGTCACGTTCACAAAACATGATGACATCTTGTCCTATAAATTGTGTGACAAAAAGGCATGTGAGAGTTCACACACAAGTTCAATTGAATTGGATGACGGCGATCACCATCTAGCTAAGATGCAATTTAGTAACCGAGCCGATCATTTCCCAAAATCATGGGATACTCCCTTGGCAAAATGCTCAACTACAGCTTTCCAAAACAATTACCGTTACCAATCGGTACctgaatttctttttgtatctGAAGATTCCTTTTTGGATAGAAGGCTGAACTTTCCTGAAGGATGTGATGACGTTGTTGAGGAGAATATCTTCTGTTCAGATTTAAAAGGTCAATCTTCTAAAATGCATATCAATATGATTACTGGGTCTGCCGAAAGTACACCATCTTCTTACATTCATGAAATTAGTTATGATGATTATATCTTCATGGGTAACAAACCTTCACTTACGGGATGCTCCTCAATGAGCAGTTTTCAACCGTACGTTCAAAATGATGTCATCAAAAGAACCCAAATGCAAGGAAGCGATGATGAATCTGATATTATGAAACTTGGTGCTTACATCAAGGGTTCTGATTTTTGTGCTGGATCCTCATTGCATGCTGAG ACGTTTTTGTCAAGTTATCAGACCAGAAATTCCCCAAATGCTCACATGACTTCAAATTCTATATTAGCCAGGGAATGGGATGTTGATTGCTTGAGTGTTAGGGATGAGGTTGACAGGAGCTGGCGATCTAGAGATAGGATACCCTTCAAGGAGTTCGTGGATGATGATGAAAAGGGCTGCCAATTTGATTATGATATCATGTTGAGTAGTtccaacaaaaagaattacaaGTCAAGCTGTAACGATAGTACAATGATAATTGATGATGTTTTTGATACAAGAGAAGACCTTAGTACCTTCCTTAAAAAGTGTAATGATTTTGAACATTCTTCTCCTAGGAGTAGTCCTGATATGCACTCCCGTCAGAAGTATTTTTCCAATTGGAGATTGCCCGAAAGAGATTGTGAAAAGGCTTATGGAAGCTCAGAACCTGAGATTGGACATCAAGCTTTTAAACAGAAGTATTGTTCTGTTGAAAGGCCTAGAAGAGGCAAATCGGCTCCACCtttttacaaaagaaagaCTAGTTTCTATTGCCTGGACCAACGAAAGGCAGAAAGGGCTGATGCTGCTAGTTTCTATTGCctgaacaaaagaaaagctGATAAGTCTAGTGCCTCTAGTTTCTATTGCATGGACCAAGGGAAAGTTGAAAAGCTTAAGGCATCGGTCTTCCTTGACAGCCCACCCCATTTAG AACCAGTTGAGCTGAGAGATTCCGAACATATCTCTGGTACTAGTAATCAATATGTTAAGCCTTTTCCTGTTGATGACTTATTGGTTGAAACCAG ATCTTCCAGAAGAGATACGACAAAGATGTCTGCTATTATGGGAAATAGTGAGGAGAAACAAGGAGAGATTTCCAAGCAGTCCCAATACGATGTTAAGGTTACTGAAAGTGCTATAG AATTATGCTCAAAGGAAACTCAAGAGTCCTCAGATTTATGGATCAAATGGAAAAATTGCTGTCCAACTACC AGAAATGAGGATTCACATGCTTTTGATGATGAAGTTAGTATACTTGATATCTCTTCAGGGTTCCTATCCCTTGCTAGCAATTCCTTAGTTCCAGATTCGATCGATAAAAATTTCCTTGAAGATGCAAAAGTTCTTCTACAGCTAGATAAGAAATTCATTCCAGTTGTTTCTGGTGGAATTTTGGCTGTTATCGATCAG CATGCTGCAGATGAAAGAATCCGACTTGAAGATCTTCGTCAAAAG CTGTTGTCCGGTGAAGCAAAGACTACAGCCTATCTAGATGCTGAACACGAGCTG GTACTGCCAGAGATTGGTTACCAGTTGCTGTATAACTATGCCGATCAAGTTAAAGAGTGGGGTTGGATCTGTAATATTCATGCTCAAGATTCAAAATCCTTCCGAAG CAATTTGAACATCCTACACAAGCAGGAAACAGTCATCATGCTAATGGCA CTTGCTGATACAGATGGCTCAGCAACGATGCCACCATCGGTACTTCGAGTTCTTAATTCAAAGGCCTGCAGAG GTGCAATTATGTTCGGTGACTCTTTGTTACCTTCGGAGTGCTCCCTTTTAGTTGAAGAACTGAAGCAGACTTCTCTATGTTTCCAA TGTGCCCATGGACGGCCAACGACGGTACCGCTTGTGAACTTGGAGGCATTGCATAAGCAGATAAAGGAGCTGGAAATACATGGCAGAAGTGGTTCAAATGGAACGTGGAATGGTCTTGGACGACAAGAGCTGAGCATAGAAAGGATGTTGCAGCGCTTGAGTTCGGCTGAAGGTTTATAA
- the LOC101204797 gene encoding uncharacterized protein LOC101204797 isoform X1, with product MAKFSISDRRYGYFSDCKWPSEAVHVHHVVVLRNTTAEKGFLFCVFAVLALCFFLLKGESIFVALWCLVLNVFFFKKLFKGRVEKESVIVMPNFGVQLETHFRRFSSVLTMSFVSYCSGKVIRRFVPVGKILKPVLLECLTPVTCYWSLSLIVKGEDELLLVFKELRPPVKMLVPVWKALCTATGDDKNGDDCS from the exons ATGGCCAAGTTTTCCATTTCGGATCGGAGATATGGATACTTTTCCGACTGTAAATGGCCTTCTGAAGCAGTTCATGTCCACCACGTTGTTGTTCTTAGGAATACGACTGCTGAAAAGGGTTTCCTCTTCTGCGTTTTTGCAGTCCTTGCCTTATGTTTTTTCCTACTCAAG GGCGAATCGATCTTTGTTGCCTTATGGTGCTTGGTCTTGAATGTATTCTTTTTCAAGAAGTTGTTCAAGGGAAGGGTTGAGAAAG AGAGTGTTATTGTTATGCCAAATTTTGGAGTCCAACTTGAAACTCACTTTCGGAG ATTCTCCTCGGTGCTTACTATGTCCTTTGTCTCTTATTGTAGTGGAAAAGTCATTCGTCGGTTTGTTCCTGttggtaaaattttaaagccAGTTCTCCTTGAATGCCTAACTCCAGTTACTTGTTACTGGAGTCTGTCTTTGATTGTAAAGGGGGAAGACGAACTATTGTTGGTTTTCAAg GAATTACGTCCACCCGTGAAAATGCTGGTCCCTGTCTGGAAGGCTTTGTGCACAGCTACCGGTGATGATAAAAATGGAGATGATTGTTCATAA
- the LOC101213777 gene encoding DNA mismatch repair protein MLH3 isoform X1, protein MYSILMGTIKPLPKSVRNSVRAGVILYDVTKVVEELVYNSLDAGASKISIFIGIGTSYVKVVDNGSGITRDGLVLLGERYVTSKFHDLIDTDNKGGTFGFRGEALASISDFSLVEIITRACGRANGYRKVLKGCKCLYLGIDDDMEDFGTTVIVRDLFYNQPVRRKHMQSSPKKVLHAVKKCVFRTALVHSKVSFKIVESESKSILLCTDPSPSPLSLLRSGFGSEVSRSLHELKIGGGDLKLSGYICSPFDNFSIKVDRIHYSVFHEIVWTSARTDINSRFICKGQIHKLLNQLASRFTSLDPQTDLAFHRRKRGRSEANPAYVLNLECPVSFYDLTFESSKTIVQFKDWTPILTFVEEAIQQFWKEKYNCGKSAVHSTPIVGDESWKDEDNTISTKSNDILSVKKSRMQSCQASLIDSFSPSVTFTKHDDILSYKLCDKKACESSHTSSIELDDGDHHLAKMQFSNRADHFPKSWDTPLAKCSTTAFQNNYRYQSVPEFLFVSEDSFLDRRLNFPEGCDDVVEENIFCSDLKGQSSKMHINMITGSAESTPSSYIHEISYDDYIFMGNKPSLTGCSSMSSFQPYVQNDVIKRTQMQGSDDESDIMKLGAYIKGSDFCAGSSLHAETFLSSYQTRNSPNAHMTSNSILAREWDVDCLSVRDEVDRSWRSRDRIPFKEFVDDDEKGCQFDYDIMLSSSNKKNYKSSCNDSTMIIDDVFDTREDLSTFLKKCNDFEHSSPRSSPDMHSRQKYFSNWRLPERDCEKAYGSSEPEIGHQAFKQKYCSVERPRRGKSAPPFYKRKTSFYCLDQRKAERADAASFYCLNKRKADKSSASSFYCMDQGKVEKLKASVFLDSPPHLEPVELRDSEHISGTSNQYVKPFPVDDLLVETRSSRRDTTKMSAIMGNSEEKQGEISKQSQYDVKVTESAIELCSKETQESSDLWIKWKNCCPTTRNEDSHAFDDEVSILDISSGFLSLASNSLVPDSIDKNFLEDAKVLLQLDKKFIPVVSGGILAVIDQHAADERIRLEDLRQKLLSGEAKTTAYLDAEHELVLPEIGYQLLYNYADQVKEWGWICNIHAQDSKSFRSNLNILHKQETVIMLMAVPCILGVNLSDVDLLEFLHQLADTDGSATMPPSVLRVLNSKACRGAIMFGDSLLPSECSLLVEELKQTSLCFQCAHGRPTTVPLVNLEALHKQIKELEIHGRSGSNGTWNGLGRQELSIERMLQRLSSAEGL, encoded by the exons ATGTATTCaattttg ATGGGGACTATCAAGCCCCTGCCGAAGTCAGTTCGTAATTCTGTGCGTGCTGGTGTTATTCTCTATGATGTCACGAAGGTCGTGGAAGAGCTTGTTTATAATAGTTTGGATGCTGGTGCATCGAAG atttcaattttcattggCATTGGGACATCCTATGTTAAAGTAGTGGACAATG GATCTGGTATTACTCGAGATGGGTTAGTTTTGCTTGGAGAAAGATACG TGACATCAAAATTTCATGATCTCATCGACACGGATAACAAAGGTGGAACATTTGGCTTTCGAGGAGAGGCATTGGCTTCCATTTCAGATTTTTCATTGGTGGAGATCATAACTAGAGCATGTGGGAGGGCAAATGGATATCGTAAAGTCTTAAAG GGTTGCAAATGCTTGTATCTTGGAATTGATGATGATATGGAAGATTTTGGCACTACTG ttATTGTTCGTGATCTGTTTTACAACCAACCAGTTCGAAGGAAACATATGCAATCCAG CCCCAAGAAGGTCTTGCATGCAGTCAAGAAATGTGTATTTCGAACTGCCCTTGTACATTCTAAAGTTTCCTTCAAAATTGTAGAGAGTGAAAG TAAGAGTATCCTTCTTTGCACGGATCCCTCTCCTTCTCCTTTATCACTTTTGAGAAGTGGGTTTGGTAGTGAGGTTTCCAGGTCTCTCCATGAATTAAAAATCGGTGGTGGAGACTTAAAGCTATCGGGCTATATATGCAGTCCGTTTGACAATTTCAGTATCAAG GTGGATAGGATTCACTATTCAGTATTTCATGAAATTGTTTGGACCTCAGCAAGGACAGATATTAACAGTCGATTCATTTGCAAGGGCCAAATTCATAAATTACTTAATCAACTGGCCAGTAGATTTACGAGCCTAGATCCACAGACTGACCTTGCCTTTCACAGAAGGAAGAGAGGCAGGTCTGAAGCAAATCCTgcttatgttttaaatttagagtGCCCTGTATCCTTCTACGATCTAACATTTGAATCATCCAAGACCATTGTTCAGTTTAAG GACTGGACCCCAATACTTACCTTCGTTGAAGAGGCCATTCAACaattttggaaggaaaaatataattgtg GAAAATCTGCAGTCCATTCAACCCCCATAGTTGGAGATGAGTCGTGGAAGGATGAAGATAACACGATTTCAACAAAATCAA ATGATATTCTATCTGTGAAGAAGAGCAGAATGCAAAGCTGTCAGGCTTCCCTTATTGATTCGTTTTCACCATCAGTCACGTTCACAAAACATGATGACATCTTGTCCTATAAATTGTGTGACAAAAAGGCATGTGAGAGTTCACACACAAGTTCAATTGAATTGGATGACGGCGATCACCATCTAGCTAAGATGCAATTTAGTAACCGAGCCGATCATTTCCCAAAATCATGGGATACTCCCTTGGCAAAATGCTCAACTACAGCTTTCCAAAACAATTACCGTTACCAATCGGTACctgaatttctttttgtatctGAAGATTCCTTTTTGGATAGAAGGCTGAACTTTCCTGAAGGATGTGATGACGTTGTTGAGGAGAATATCTTCTGTTCAGATTTAAAAGGTCAATCTTCTAAAATGCATATCAATATGATTACTGGGTCTGCCGAAAGTACACCATCTTCTTACATTCATGAAATTAGTTATGATGATTATATCTTCATGGGTAACAAACCTTCACTTACGGGATGCTCCTCAATGAGCAGTTTTCAACCGTACGTTCAAAATGATGTCATCAAAAGAACCCAAATGCAAGGAAGCGATGATGAATCTGATATTATGAAACTTGGTGCTTACATCAAGGGTTCTGATTTTTGTGCTGGATCCTCATTGCATGCTGAG ACGTTTTTGTCAAGTTATCAGACCAGAAATTCCCCAAATGCTCACATGACTTCAAATTCTATATTAGCCAGGGAATGGGATGTTGATTGCTTGAGTGTTAGGGATGAGGTTGACAGGAGCTGGCGATCTAGAGATAGGATACCCTTCAAGGAGTTCGTGGATGATGATGAAAAGGGCTGCCAATTTGATTATGATATCATGTTGAGTAGTtccaacaaaaagaattacaaGTCAAGCTGTAACGATAGTACAATGATAATTGATGATGTTTTTGATACAAGAGAAGACCTTAGTACCTTCCTTAAAAAGTGTAATGATTTTGAACATTCTTCTCCTAGGAGTAGTCCTGATATGCACTCCCGTCAGAAGTATTTTTCCAATTGGAGATTGCCCGAAAGAGATTGTGAAAAGGCTTATGGAAGCTCAGAACCTGAGATTGGACATCAAGCTTTTAAACAGAAGTATTGTTCTGTTGAAAGGCCTAGAAGAGGCAAATCGGCTCCACCtttttacaaaagaaagaCTAGTTTCTATTGCCTGGACCAACGAAAGGCAGAAAGGGCTGATGCTGCTAGTTTCTATTGCctgaacaaaagaaaagctGATAAGTCTAGTGCCTCTAGTTTCTATTGCATGGACCAAGGGAAAGTTGAAAAGCTTAAGGCATCGGTCTTCCTTGACAGCCCACCCCATTTAG AACCAGTTGAGCTGAGAGATTCCGAACATATCTCTGGTACTAGTAATCAATATGTTAAGCCTTTTCCTGTTGATGACTTATTGGTTGAAACCAG ATCTTCCAGAAGAGATACGACAAAGATGTCTGCTATTATGGGAAATAGTGAGGAGAAACAAGGAGAGATTTCCAAGCAGTCCCAATACGATGTTAAGGTTACTGAAAGTGCTATAG AATTATGCTCAAAGGAAACTCAAGAGTCCTCAGATTTATGGATCAAATGGAAAAATTGCTGTCCAACTACC AGAAATGAGGATTCACATGCTTTTGATGATGAAGTTAGTATACTTGATATCTCTTCAGGGTTCCTATCCCTTGCTAGCAATTCCTTAGTTCCAGATTCGATCGATAAAAATTTCCTTGAAGATGCAAAAGTTCTTCTACAGCTAGATAAGAAATTCATTCCAGTTGTTTCTGGTGGAATTTTGGCTGTTATCGATCAG CATGCTGCAGATGAAAGAATCCGACTTGAAGATCTTCGTCAAAAG CTGTTGTCCGGTGAAGCAAAGACTACAGCCTATCTAGATGCTGAACACGAGCTG GTACTGCCAGAGATTGGTTACCAGTTGCTGTATAACTATGCCGATCAAGTTAAAGAGTGGGGTTGGATCTGTAATATTCATGCTCAAGATTCAAAATCCTTCCGAAG CAATTTGAACATCCTACACAAGCAGGAAACAGTCATCATGCTAATGGCA GTACCGTGCATATTAGGGGTTAATTTATCTGATGTTGATCTTCTGGAGTTTCTTCATCAG CTTGCTGATACAGATGGCTCAGCAACGATGCCACCATCGGTACTTCGAGTTCTTAATTCAAAGGCCTGCAGAG GTGCAATTATGTTCGGTGACTCTTTGTTACCTTCGGAGTGCTCCCTTTTAGTTGAAGAACTGAAGCAGACTTCTCTATGTTTCCAA TGTGCCCATGGACGGCCAACGACGGTACCGCTTGTGAACTTGGAGGCATTGCATAAGCAGATAAAGGAGCTGGAAATACATGGCAGAAGTGGTTCAAATGGAACGTGGAATGGTCTTGGACGACAAGAGCTGAGCATAGAAAGGATGTTGCAGCGCTTGAGTTCGGCTGAAGGTTTATAA